One part of the Arabidopsis thaliana chromosome 4, partial sequence genome encodes these proteins:
- the PAP2 gene encoding phytochrome-associated protein 2 (phytochrome-associated protein 2 (PAP2); FUNCTIONS IN: sequence-specific DNA binding transcription factor activity; INVOLVED IN: response to auxin stimulus, regulation of translation; LOCATED IN: intracellular, nucleus; EXPRESSED IN: 22 plant structures; EXPRESSED DURING: 13 growth stages; CONTAINS InterPro DOMAIN/s: Aux/IAA-ARF-dimerisation (InterPro:IPR011525), AUX/IAA protein (InterPro:IPR003311); BEST Arabidopsis thaliana protein match is: indoleacetic acid-induced protein 8 (TAIR:AT2G22670.4); Has 2237 Blast hits to 2234 proteins in 81 species: Archae - 0; Bacteria - 0; Metazoa - 1; Fungi - 0; Plants - 2235; Viruses - 0; Other Eukaryotes - 1 (source: NCBI BLink).) gives MSVSVAAEHDYIGLSEFPTMEATTMSDKTKTRDNNNGLNFKATELRLGLPGSESPERVDSRFLALNKSSCPVSGAKRVFSDAINDSNKWVFSPGSTTATGDVGSGSGPRTSVVKDGKSTTFTKPAVPVKEKKSSATAPASKAQVVGWPPIRSFRKNSMASSQSQKPGNNSETEEAEAKSGPEQPCLYVKVSMEGAPYLRKIDLKTYKSYLELSSALEKMFSCFTIGQFGSHGGCGRDGLNESRLTDLLRGSEYVVTYEDKDSDWMLVGDVPWEMFICSCKKLRIMKSSEAIGLAPRVMEKCRSRN, from the exons atgtcTGTATCTGTAGCAGCAGAGCATGATTACATAGGTTTGTCAGAGTTTCCAACCATGGAAGCAACAACAATGTctgacaaaaccaaaaccagagaCAATAACAACGGTCTCAATTTCAAGGCTACCGAGTTAAGACTCGGTTTACCCGGTTCTGAGTCGCCGGAGCGAGTCGACTCAAGATTCTTGGCTCTCAACAAGAGTAGCTGTCCCGTGTCAGGTGCCAAAAGGGTGTTCTCCGACGCTATTAACGACTCTAACAAATGGGTCTTCTCTCCTGGATCCACTACTGCTACTGGTGATGTCGGCTCGGGTTCTGGTCCCCGTACCTCCGTCGTTAAAGATGGAAAGTCGACAACTTTCACTAAACCGGCTGTTCCGgttaaggagaagaagagctcTGCTACAGCTCCAGCTTCAAA AGCACAAGTGGTGGGATGGCCACCAATAAGATCATTCAGGAAGAACTCAATGGCTTCTTCTCAATCTCAGAAACCTGGTAATAACTCAGAGActgaagaagcagaagctaAGTCTGGACCAGAACAACCTTGCTTGTATGTCAAAGTGAGTATGGAAGGTGCTCCTTACTTGAGGAAAATCGATCTCAAGACTTACAAAAGCTACCTTGAGCTCTCTTCTGCTCTTGAGAAGATGTTCAGTTGCTTCACCATTG GTCAGTTTGGTTCTCATGGAGGGTGTGGCAGAGATGGGTTAAACGAGAGTCGCTTGACTGATCTCTTGCGTGGTTCTGAGTATGTTGTAACCTATGAAGATAAAGACAGTGACTGGATGCTGGTCGGAGATGTCCCTTGGGA AATGTTTATATGCTCCTGCAAGAAGctgagaatcatgaagagcTCTGAGGCTATCGGCTTAG CTCCAAGGGTGATGGAGAAGTGCAGAAGCAGGAACTAG
- a CDS encoding Ribonuclease H-like superfamily protein (Ribonuclease H-like superfamily protein; FUNCTIONS IN: RNA binding, RNA-directed DNA polymerase activity, nucleic acid binding; INVOLVED IN: RNA-dependent DNA replication; LOCATED IN: endomembrane system; CONTAINS InterPro DOMAIN/s: Polynucleotidyl transferase, ribonuclease H fold (InterPro:IPR012337), RNA-directed DNA polymerase (reverse transcriptase), related (InterPro:IPR015706); BEST Arabidopsis thaliana protein match is: Polynucleotidyl transferase, ribonuclease H-like superfamily protein (TAIR:AT2G34320.1); Has 2218 Blast hits to 2138 proteins in 33 species: Archae - 2; Bacteria - 6; Metazoa - 6; Fungi - 0; Plants - 2203; Viruses - 0; Other Eukaryotes - 1 (source: NCBI BLink).) — translation MALPTYTMACFLLPKTVCKQIISVLADFWWRNKQEAKGMHWKAWDHLSCYKAEGGIGFKDIEAFNLALLGKQMWRMLSRPESLMAKVFKSRYFHKSDPLNAPLGSRPSFVWKSIHASQEILRQGARAVVGNGEDIIIWRHKWLDSKPASAALRMQRVPPQEYASVSSILKVSDLIDESGREWRKDVIEMLFPEVERKLIGELRPGGRRILDSYTWDYTSSGDYTVKSGYWVLTQIINKRSSPQEVSEPSLNPIYQKIWKSQTSPKIQHFLWKCLSNSLPVAGALAYRHLSKESACIRCPSCKETVNHLLFKCTFARLTWAISSIPIPLGGEWADSIYVNLYWVFNLGNGNPQWEKASQLVPWLLWRLWKNRNELVFRGREFNAQEVLRRAEDDLEEWRIRTEAESCGTKPQVNRSSCGRWRPPPHQWVKCNTDATWNRDNERCGIGWVLRNEKGEVKWMGARALPKLKSVLEAELEAMRWAVLSLSRFQYNYVIFESDSQVLIEILNNDEIWPSLKPTIQDLQRLLSQFTEVKFVFIPREGNTLAERVARESLSFLNYDPKLYSIVPSWARSSMD, via the coding sequence ATGGCTCTACCAACTTATACAATGGCATGCTTCCTTCTGCCCAAAACAGTATGTAAGCAAATAATCTCTGTTCTAGCTGATTTCTGGTGGAGAAATAAACAAGAGGCGAAAGGTATGCATTGGAAAGCGTGGGATCATTTGAGTTGTTATAAAGCGGAAGGAGGCATTGGATTTAAAGATATAGAGGCTTTTAATTTAGCCTTGCTTGGAAAGCAAATGTGGCGGATGCTTTCTCGACCAGAATCGTTAATGGCAAAGGTATTCAAGAGTAGGTACTTTCATAAATCTGACCCTTTGAATGCACCATTAGGATCAAGGCCAtcttttgtttggaaaagCATTCATGCATCTCAAGAAATTCTAAGGCAGGGTGCCAGAGCTGTTGTCGGGAATGGAGAGGATATTATCATTTGGAGGCATAAATGGCTAGATTCCAAACCAGCAAGTGCAGCCTTACGAATGCAGAGAGTTCCCCCTCAAGAATATGCTTCGGTATCCTCTATCTTAAAGGTGTCAGATTTAATAGATGAGAGTGGTAGAGAGTGGAGGAAAGACGTGATTGAGATGTTATTCCCGGAGGTGGAACGCAAATTAATAGGGGAACTTCGGCCAGGGGGAAGAAGAATTTTGGATAGTTACACTTGGGACTACACAAGCTCTGGAGACTACACGGTGAAATCTGGATATTGGGTGTTAACTCAAATCATCAATAAGAGGAGTAGTCCACAAGAAGTATCTGAACCGAGTCTAAACCccatttaccaaaaaatttgGAAGAGCCAAACAAGCCCGAAGATACAACACTTTCTGTGGAAATGCTTAAGTAATTCCCTCCCTGTGGCTGGTGCCTTAGCGTATCGACATCTATCTAAGGAGTCAGCCTGCATAAGATGTCCATCATGTAAAGAAACGGTGAATCACTTGTTATTTAAGTGTACTTTTGCTAGATTAACGTGGGCTATCTCTTCTATACCAATTCCACTGGGAGGGGAATGGGCTGATTCCATTTATGTCAATCTGTATTGGGTTTTTAATCTGGGAAATGGAAATCCTCAATGGGAGAAGGCTTCTCAACTTGTACCTTGGTTACTGTGGCGCCTGTGGAAGAACAGAAATGAACTAGTCTTTAGAGGAAGAGAGTTTAATGCTCAAGAGGTATTGAGAAGAGCAGAAGACGACCTTGAGGAATGGAGAATTAGAACAGAGGCTGAAAGCTGTGGCACAAAGCCTCAAGTGAACAGAAGTTCTTGTGGAAGATGGAGGCCACCGCCACATCAATGGGTTAAATGCAACACGGATGCGACTTGGAATCGGGATAATGAGAGGTGTGGTATAGGATGGGTCCTCCGGAATGAGAAGGGAGAAGTGAAATGGATGGGAGCTAGAGCTTTACCGAAACTGAAATCTGTATTGGAAGCGGAACTAGAAGCGATGCGATGGGCAGTCCTTTCTTTAAGTCGGTTTCAATACAATTATGTCATCTTTGAATCAGACTCACAGGTTTTGATAGAGATCTTGAACAATGACGAAATTTGGCCAAGCCTTAAGCCAACAATACAAGATCTGCAGAGGTTGCTCTCCCAGTTTACAGAGGTCAAGTTTGTGTTCATACCAAGAGAGGGAAACACATTGGCAGAAAGAGTAGCAAGggaatctctttcttttttgaattatgATCCTAAGCTTTATTCTATTGTGCCTAGTTGGGCTAGAAGTAGTATGGATTGA